In Stenotrophomonas sp. 610A2, one DNA window encodes the following:
- a CDS encoding efflux transporter outer membrane subunit produces MMASQPRHRLIFALLPLTSLAVCLALAGCTAGPDFVRPDTPEPADWTQWRGGDASLNGRVDTQAPSPEWWTLLSDPVLDELQRRALLASPDLRSAALHFAQARAQRNTVAAQRGVDVGVSAAVNRQRQSENGAGTRMLDILSNDSDALKQLLAEPFNLYQAGFDASWELDLWGRVRRSIEAADAGVAQQAALLDLARLSITSEVARNYVQLRAAQRQIELAREDIAALEERLALLQARVDGGLQDHLDLDRQQADLAAVRARLPGLLAEEASTGNQLSLLLGERPGALRTELAAPSSIADDTLPDLSLGLPSEVAQRRPDIRAAQARLQQATARIGIARADLYPSIRLGARFGYESYLSGEFSDWGSRTWSIGPVLNLPLFDHGRRKSVVQLRELEQQEAAVAYQKTVLQAWQEIDNALNGYAATQQQRAQLRVREQTTLDAYRIAQARRDAGLVDFLVVLDARRSYLQVRRDLVDCEALLRGQFIAVNKALGNAPYADG; encoded by the coding sequence ATGATGGCCTCGCAACCTCGTCACCGCCTGATCTTTGCTTTGTTGCCGCTGACGTCGCTTGCCGTCTGCCTGGCGCTGGCCGGTTGTACGGCGGGGCCGGACTTTGTCCGTCCGGATACGCCGGAACCGGCGGATTGGACACAATGGCGGGGCGGTGACGCGTCACTAAATGGCAGGGTGGACACGCAGGCGCCGTCGCCGGAATGGTGGACCCTGCTGTCCGATCCGGTACTGGATGAACTGCAACGCCGCGCGCTGCTCGCCAGCCCCGACCTGCGCAGCGCTGCCCTGCATTTCGCGCAGGCGCGGGCACAGCGCAATACGGTTGCCGCGCAACGGGGCGTGGACGTAGGCGTGTCGGCGGCGGTGAACAGGCAGCGCCAGAGCGAGAACGGTGCCGGCACGCGCATGCTCGATATCCTCAGCAACGACAGCGATGCGCTGAAGCAACTGCTGGCCGAACCATTCAATCTGTACCAGGCCGGCTTCGACGCATCCTGGGAGCTGGACCTGTGGGGGCGGGTGCGACGCTCCATCGAAGCGGCCGATGCCGGTGTCGCGCAACAGGCCGCGCTGCTGGATCTGGCGAGGTTGAGCATCACCAGCGAAGTTGCACGCAATTACGTGCAACTGCGCGCCGCGCAGCGGCAGATCGAACTGGCGCGCGAGGATATCGCCGCGCTGGAAGAGCGCTTGGCACTATTGCAGGCACGGGTGGACGGTGGCTTGCAGGATCATCTGGATCTGGACCGGCAGCAGGCCGATCTGGCCGCAGTGCGCGCACGCCTGCCCGGCTTGTTGGCGGAGGAAGCCAGCACCGGCAACCAGCTTTCGCTGTTGCTGGGCGAGCGTCCGGGTGCGCTGCGTACCGAGCTGGCAGCTCCCTCCAGCATCGCCGACGACACATTGCCGGATCTGTCACTGGGCCTGCCATCGGAGGTGGCGCAGCGGCGGCCGGATATCCGCGCGGCGCAAGCGCGCCTGCAGCAGGCAACGGCCAGGATCGGGATCGCCCGGGCCGACCTGTACCCAAGCATCCGCCTGGGGGCGAGGTTTGGTTACGAATCGTATTTGTCCGGCGAGTTCTCCGACTGGGGCAGTCGTACCTGGTCGATTGGCCCGGTGCTGAATCTGCCGTTGTTCGATCACGGCCGCCGCAAGAGCGTCGTGCAGCTGCGCGAACTCGAGCAGCAGGAAGCTGCCGTCGCTTACCAGAAGACCGTGTTGCAGGCCTGGCAGGAGATCGACAATGCCTTGAATGGCTATGCCGCCACGCAGCAGCAACGCGCGCAGTTGCGCGTTCGTGAGCAGACCACCCTGGACGCCTACAGGATTGCCCAGGCGCGGCGCGATGCAGGCCTGGTCGACTTCCTGGTCGTCCTTGATGCGCGCAGGAGCTATCTGCAGGTTCGCCGCGATCTGGTTGACTGCGAAGCGCTGCTGCGCGGTCAGTTCATCGCGGTCAACAAGGCGCTGGGCAACGCCCCTTACGCCGACGGATGA
- a CDS encoding family 43 glycosylhydrolase, with amino-acid sequence MADTSRRDLFKAIAAGALVTPVALLAKPVADAACTPQSPRWGKGPEGQRIADLGDGTYLNPIVAGDHPDPSILKDGDDYYMTFSSFYSYPGLVIWHSTDLVNWAPIGPALHKTLGDIWAVDLCRHDGRYFIYLPANPSGDGWSIFVIWADDIAGPWSEPIDLKIDGCIDPGHIVGEDGKRYLFVNGIRRVRLRDDGLATDGALEPAYSPWHYPADWITENFAPEGPKLLRHGDWFYLVTAVGGTAGPVTGHMVIAARSRSIHGPWEHCPHNPLVRTLSEAEPWWSRGHATLVEGPAGDWWMVYHAYENGFRTLGRQTLLEPVEWTEDGWFRALGGDLSRPLRKPAGGKTSKVGFALSDDFSADRFGTQWAFHNPGPDERKRARYQPGTLRLKASGTSPLDSSPLTCVVPDRSYEVEVTLAPDTEAEAGLLLFYNNKAFIGVGFDGSTIKNFQYAEELVWARAPRSPGPVRVRLNNTNNVVTFHYSHDGGRSWQLHPTRMEVSGLHHNVFGGFLSLKIGIYAAGSGELAISDFRYRALG; translated from the coding sequence ATGGCGGATACATCCCGCAGGGACTTGTTCAAGGCCATCGCTGCCGGCGCCTTGGTCACCCCGGTTGCGCTGTTGGCCAAACCGGTTGCCGATGCTGCCTGTACCCCCCAGTCGCCGCGCTGGGGAAAGGGGCCGGAAGGGCAGCGCATCGCCGACCTCGGCGACGGCACCTACCTCAATCCCATCGTCGCCGGCGACCATCCGGACCCCAGCATCCTCAAGGATGGCGACGATTACTACATGACGTTCTCGTCGTTCTATTCCTACCCGGGACTGGTGATCTGGCATTCCACCGATCTGGTCAACTGGGCGCCAATCGGGCCTGCGTTGCACAAGACGCTGGGTGATATCTGGGCTGTGGACCTGTGCAGGCACGACGGCCGCTACTTCATCTATCTGCCGGCCAATCCAAGCGGTGATGGCTGGTCGATCTTCGTGATCTGGGCCGACGACATCGCCGGCCCTTGGAGTGAGCCAATTGACCTGAAGATCGATGGCTGCATCGATCCTGGCCATATCGTCGGCGAGGACGGCAAGCGCTACCTGTTCGTCAACGGCATCCGTCGGGTACGTCTGCGCGATGACGGCTTGGCGACCGATGGCGCACTGGAGCCTGCCTACAGCCCGTGGCACTACCCGGCCGACTGGATCACCGAGAATTTCGCCCCCGAGGGCCCCAAGCTGCTGCGTCATGGTGACTGGTTCTACCTGGTCACCGCTGTCGGTGGCACCGCCGGCCCGGTGACCGGGCACATGGTGATCGCCGCGCGTTCGCGTTCCATCCATGGGCCGTGGGAGCACTGCCCGCACAATCCGCTGGTGCGCACGCTGTCCGAAGCAGAGCCGTGGTGGTCGCGCGGCCACGCCACTCTGGTGGAGGGGCCCGCCGGTGATTGGTGGATGGTTTACCACGCCTACGAGAACGGCTTCCGCACGTTGGGTCGGCAGACCCTGCTGGAACCTGTCGAATGGACCGAAGATGGCTGGTTCCGTGCACTCGGCGGGGATCTGTCGCGGCCTCTGCGCAAGCCGGCCGGTGGTAAAACCAGCAAGGTAGGGTTTGCGCTGTCCGATGATTTCAGCGCTGATCGCTTTGGCACGCAGTGGGCATTCCATAACCCAGGGCCGGATGAGCGCAAACGCGCGCGCTATCAGCCAGGCACGCTGCGCTTGAAAGCCAGCGGCACGTCGCCGCTCGACAGTTCACCGCTGACCTGCGTGGTGCCGGATCGTTCGTATGAGGTGGAGGTGACGCTGGCGCCTGACACAGAAGCGGAAGCCGGCCTGCTGCTGTTCTACAACAACAAGGCCTTCATTGGTGTCGGCTTCGATGGCAGCACCATCAAGAACTTCCAGTACGCGGAAGAACTGGTATGGGCACGCGCGCCGCGTTCGCCGGGCCCGGTGCGGGTGCGCTTGAACAACACCAACAACGTGGTGACCTTCCATTACTCGCACGACGGCGGACGCAGCTGGCAGCTGCACCCGACCCGAATGGAGGTGTCCGGCCTGCACCACAACGTGTTCGGCGGCTTCCTAAGCCTGAAGATTGGCATCTATGCCGCCGGGAGCGGCGAACTGGCGATCAGTGATTTCCGCTATCGGGCGCTTGGTTAG
- a CDS encoding ABC transporter permease encodes MSGFRARLWALVRKETRQMLRERSSLAVGLLLPAALILLFGYGLSFDVSHAPVAVVLDERSPSTQSLVAGLQGSPYLAPVQVRDMDAAVALMRQGKVGGIVHVPVDFSRRRADGTARVQLILNGVDANTARTLEAYVGGALASQLQTTLDRQGRINADGGVTVIQRMWFNEANTSTWYLVPGLIVLVMTLIGAFLTSLLVAREWERGTLEALFVTPVRPTELVLAKLLPYLGIGLINLAICLLTARFLFEVPMRGSLFAIVVSSLLYLTVSLLLGLFISAVTRNQFQASQVALLTSFMPAMMLSGFVFDLRNMPVAVQIISQLLPATHFMGLIKSLFLTGDNWPLFLQKSSILLLYALLLFAFTRRKLRKRLV; translated from the coding sequence ATGTCCGGTTTCCGCGCCCGGCTATGGGCTCTGGTGCGCAAGGAGACCCGGCAGATGTTGCGCGAGCGCAGCAGCTTGGCCGTGGGCTTGTTGTTGCCGGCGGCCCTGATCCTGTTGTTTGGTTACGGCTTGTCGTTCGATGTCAGCCACGCGCCGGTCGCGGTGGTGTTGGATGAGCGCTCGCCAAGCACGCAGTCCCTGGTCGCGGGGCTGCAGGGTTCACCGTATCTGGCGCCGGTGCAGGTGCGCGACATGGATGCGGCGGTGGCGTTGATGCGGCAAGGCAAGGTGGGCGGGATCGTGCATGTGCCGGTGGACTTCAGTCGACGCAGGGCCGATGGCACTGCCAGGGTGCAGTTGATACTCAACGGCGTGGACGCCAATACCGCGCGTACCCTGGAGGCCTATGTGGGCGGGGCCTTGGCAAGCCAGCTGCAAACCACGCTTGATCGGCAGGGAAGAATCAATGCGGACGGCGGCGTCACTGTCATCCAGCGGATGTGGTTCAACGAGGCAAATACCAGCACCTGGTACCTGGTGCCCGGGCTGATCGTATTGGTAATGACCTTGATCGGCGCTTTCCTGACCTCGCTGTTGGTGGCGCGGGAGTGGGAGCGAGGCACGCTGGAAGCATTGTTTGTTACGCCGGTTCGCCCCACCGAACTCGTGCTGGCCAAGCTGCTGCCCTATCTGGGCATCGGCTTGATCAACCTTGCGATCTGTCTGCTGACCGCGCGTTTCCTGTTCGAGGTGCCGATGCGCGGTTCGCTGTTCGCAATCGTGGTCAGCTCGCTGCTCTACCTGACAGTCTCGCTGCTGCTTGGTCTGTTCATATCGGCAGTGACACGCAACCAGTTCCAGGCCAGCCAGGTGGCGCTGCTGACCAGCTTCATGCCGGCGATGATGTTGTCCGGCTTCGTGTTCGACCTGCGCAACATGCCGGTTGCGGTGCAGATCATCAGCCAGCTGTTGCCGGCAACCCACTTCATGGGCTTGATCAAGTCGTTGTTCCTGACCGGTGACAACTGGCCGTTGTTCCTGCAGAAATCATCGATCCTGCTGCTGTATGCGTTGCTGCTGTTTGCGTTCACCCGCCGCAAGCTGCGCAAGAGGCTGGTGTAG
- a CDS encoding ABC transporter permease: MDAVVIYFRRIAFLCRKELITLLKEPSSRAMLFMPALLQAMLFGYGATFDLRHVPYAVLDLGDGQASSELLRRVDGAGMFERVGTLASPQQIAPLIDANKVLLVISIPADFEQRLSAGEAAPLQLIMDGRNSTTAGAAAGYIGSIVADFNRARAGGEPSVQLVTRSWYNPNLESRWQLMPALIAALSMLQTLLIAALSVAREREQGTFDQLLVTPLTPMQILIGKALPSILVGLVQSTIILLIIRFWFQIPMAGSVGLLYLALAVFTVASVGIGLSISAVAANMQQAMLYTFLLIMPLMLLSGLMTPVANMPRVLQVATYANPLRFGIDLVRRVYLEGAGLQEVGFNFIPMLVVAAITLPLAAWLFRNRLT; the protein is encoded by the coding sequence ATGGACGCGGTTGTCATCTACTTCCGGCGGATCGCCTTCCTGTGCAGGAAGGAACTGATCACCCTGCTGAAAGAGCCCTCAAGCCGCGCGATGCTGTTCATGCCGGCGCTGCTGCAGGCAATGTTGTTCGGTTATGGGGCGACGTTCGATCTGCGTCACGTGCCGTATGCCGTACTCGATCTCGGTGACGGGCAGGCATCGAGCGAGTTGTTGCGGCGTGTCGATGGCGCGGGCATGTTCGAGCGTGTAGGCACGCTGGCGTCGCCGCAACAGATTGCCCCGCTGATCGATGCCAACAAGGTACTGCTGGTGATCAGCATTCCCGCCGATTTCGAGCAGCGCTTGAGTGCGGGCGAGGCTGCGCCGCTGCAGCTGATCATGGACGGCCGCAACTCGACCACGGCCGGTGCTGCCGCAGGTTACATCGGCTCCATCGTGGCTGACTTCAATCGGGCACGAGCAGGAGGGGAGCCGTCGGTGCAGCTGGTCACGCGCAGCTGGTACAACCCGAACCTGGAGTCGCGTTGGCAGCTGATGCCGGCGTTGATTGCCGCACTGAGCATGCTGCAGACCCTGCTGATAGCAGCCTTGTCGGTCGCGCGCGAACGCGAGCAGGGCACCTTCGATCAACTGCTGGTCACGCCGCTGACGCCGATGCAGATACTGATTGGCAAGGCCTTGCCGTCGATCCTGGTTGGGCTGGTGCAGTCCACCATCATCCTGCTGATCATCCGCTTCTGGTTCCAGATTCCAATGGCTGGTTCGGTGGGGTTGCTGTACCTGGCACTGGCGGTGTTCACCGTGGCCTCGGTCGGCATTGGCCTGTCGATCTCGGCGGTGGCTGCCAACATGCAGCAGGCCATGCTCTACACCTTCCTGTTGATCATGCCGTTGATGCTGCTGTCCGGGCTGATGACGCCGGTGGCGAACATGCCCAGGGTGTTGCAGGTGGCTACCTACGCCAACCCGCTGCGTTTTGGCATCGACCTGGTACGCCGGGTCTACCTGGAAGGCGCGGGCCTGCAGGAAGTGGGCTTCAACTTCATTCCCATGCTTGTGGTGGCGGCGATCACCTTGCCGTTGGCAGCGTGGTTGTTCCGTAACCGGCTTACCTAG
- a CDS encoding HlyD family efflux transporter periplasmic adaptor subunit, translating to MKKPVLVVVAAAVVLAALFAWWWSGRDKQAEGALLLQGNVDIRQVSLAFDGSGRVQEVRVEEGDQVKAGEVLATLDTRTLQLQADQAKAQIETHRQTVARLRNGARPQEVIQARSQLAAAQADAARTAQDLQRLQGVAAATDGRGVSALEMDRARSAAKVAAATAELQQQGLALVEQGPRKEDIAAAEAQLQAADAQLALLQHQIDLGQLKAPVAAVVRSRLVEVGDMASPQRAAFALALTQPKWVRVYASETELGRIRAGQSAQVTSDSRPGRSVAGKVGFISSVAEFTPKSVQTEELRTSLVYEVRVLVDDPDDQLRLGQPVSVRLQQDAR from the coding sequence ATGAAAAAGCCCGTCCTCGTTGTTGTGGCCGCCGCGGTGGTGCTCGCAGCCTTGTTTGCATGGTGGTGGAGCGGGCGCGACAAGCAGGCGGAGGGTGCTCTGCTGCTGCAGGGCAATGTGGACATCCGGCAGGTGTCACTGGCCTTCGATGGCAGCGGTCGTGTGCAGGAAGTGCGGGTGGAGGAGGGCGACCAGGTCAAGGCCGGGGAGGTATTGGCTACCCTCGATACCCGCACCCTGCAGTTGCAGGCCGATCAGGCCAAGGCGCAGATCGAGACGCACCGGCAGACGGTGGCACGCCTGCGCAATGGCGCGCGCCCCCAGGAAGTGATCCAGGCCAGGAGCCAGCTGGCTGCAGCGCAGGCCGATGCCGCCCGCACGGCGCAGGACCTGCAGCGTCTGCAAGGCGTGGCCGCCGCGACCGATGGACGCGGTGTCAGTGCCTTGGAAATGGACCGCGCCCGCAGTGCGGCAAAAGTGGCCGCAGCCACCGCCGAGCTGCAGCAGCAGGGTTTGGCGCTGGTCGAGCAGGGGCCGCGGAAGGAAGACATAGCAGCAGCGGAGGCCCAATTGCAGGCGGCCGACGCGCAACTGGCGCTGCTGCAGCACCAGATCGATCTCGGTCAGCTGAAGGCGCCAGTGGCTGCGGTGGTGCGTTCGCGGCTGGTCGAGGTGGGGGACATGGCAAGTCCACAACGTGCAGCCTTTGCGCTGGCGCTCACCCAGCCGAAGTGGGTACGCGTATATGCCAGTGAGACCGAACTGGGTCGCATCCGAGCCGGGCAGTCCGCGCAGGTAACCAGCGATAGCCGCCCAGGCAGATCCGTAGCCGGCAAGGTCGGCTTCATTTCCTCGGTGGCCGAGTTCACCCCGAAATCGGTGCAGACCGAGGAACTGCGCACCAGTCTGGTCTATGAGGTGCGTGTGCTGGTGGACGATCCGGACGACCAGCTGCGACTGGGCCAGCCGGTAAGCGTTCGCCTGCAACAAGACGCTCGCTGA
- a CDS encoding flagellar biosynthetic protein FliQ — protein sequence MSPELALTELRGGLVATLWIAGPLLLVVLVVGVVVGVVQAATQLNEPTIAFVAKAAALTAALFALGSLLLGHLVEFTILLFQRIPHLIG from the coding sequence ATGAGTCCCGAACTTGCCCTCACCGAACTGCGCGGCGGCCTTGTCGCCACGCTGTGGATCGCCGGTCCGCTGCTGCTTGTCGTGCTGGTTGTCGGCGTGGTGGTCGGCGTCGTCCAGGCTGCGACCCAGCTCAACGAACCCACCATCGCCTTCGTCGCCAAGGCCGCCGCGCTGACGGCGGCATTGTTTGCGCTGGGCAGCCTGCTGCTTGGCCATCTGGTCGAGTTCACCATCCTGCTCTTCCAACGCATTCCGCACCTGATCGGCTAG
- a CDS encoding TetR/AcrR family transcriptional regulator codes for MSTQKTSSRSPRTDGEATRGRLLEAAGQLFSQQGFAETTGKAIAQRAGADLASINYHFGSRNGLYQAVLLEAHRQILDLEDLQRIAASGLSAQQRLHALLTGLVERAQQPEAWAPRVLARELMAPSSHLQVLLDEAVPPKIVAIAQILSEISGIPTDDPALLRCLLSVAAPCMMLIVIGHDLPGPLQPVMRSPSQPLVAHLHSFAIAGLEAVGKEYRAAAAAAQVPSRARRKLSR; via the coding sequence ATGAGCACACAGAAAACATCGTCACGCAGTCCCCGTACCGACGGCGAAGCGACCCGTGGCCGCCTGCTGGAGGCCGCGGGCCAGCTTTTCTCGCAGCAGGGCTTCGCTGAGACCACTGGCAAGGCCATAGCCCAACGCGCTGGCGCCGACCTGGCTTCCATCAACTATCACTTCGGCAGCCGCAACGGCCTGTACCAGGCCGTGCTGCTGGAAGCGCACCGGCAGATCCTCGATCTTGAGGATCTACAGCGAATCGCCGCCAGCGGCCTCAGTGCCCAGCAACGCCTGCACGCGTTGCTGACGGGTCTGGTCGAACGCGCACAGCAACCCGAGGCCTGGGCTCCGCGTGTACTTGCACGCGAGCTGATGGCGCCTTCTTCGCACCTGCAGGTGCTGCTGGATGAAGCAGTACCGCCGAAGATCGTGGCCATTGCGCAGATCCTCAGTGAGATCTCCGGCATTCCGACCGATGATCCCGCCCTGCTGCGCTGCCTGCTGAGCGTTGCAGCGCCTTGCATGATGCTGATCGTGATCGGTCATGATCTGCCTGGACCTTTGCAACCGGTGATGCGGAGCCCCTCGCAACCGCTGGTCGCGCATCTGCACAGCTTCGCAATCGCCGGATTGGAGGCCGTGGGGAAGGAGTACCGTGCCGCTGCCGCGGCGGCGCAAGTGCCGAGCCGCGCTCGGCGGAAGCTCTCCCGGTAA
- a CDS encoding amino acid permease, which translates to MTTSRRPLGFWSATALVVGSMIGSGTFLLPATLAPYGAATLIGWGITLCGALLLAITFAQLAKRWPQTGGPYVFARNAFGELPGFLVAWSYWISMWCAIAAIAVAFAGSIGAIFPELTATPVRAAACGLTALWACAGVNLIGMREAGRLQLLTTVLKVVPLLMFGLVALWLVDTSHYVPFNPSGESLGSVAGATVALTLWAMIGLEAATVPADSVDDAPRTIARATVTGTLIAGIATVLACTTVLGLLPADVLAKSGAPMADAAAALWGPTAGMLLAVVMAISCVGALNGWTLLSAQLPMAAARDGVLPRAFARENKRGTPVFGVIVSCLLATVLVICNYNRSLVDLFKFSVLLSTAATLLPYLAGAAAWLWRGSGIPSRIAAAGALAFSLYAIGGIGSEALLWGVALIASGLPIYFWLRRR; encoded by the coding sequence ATGACTACTTCGCGCCGCCCGTTGGGCTTCTGGTCTGCTACTGCCCTGGTTGTTGGCAGCATGATCGGCTCAGGCACCTTCCTGTTGCCTGCCACCCTCGCCCCCTATGGCGCAGCGACCCTGATCGGCTGGGGTATCACCCTGTGCGGTGCCCTGCTGCTGGCAATCACCTTTGCCCAACTGGCCAAGCGCTGGCCGCAGACCGGTGGCCCGTATGTGTTCGCGCGCAATGCGTTTGGCGAACTCCCCGGCTTTCTGGTGGCCTGGAGCTACTGGATCTCAATGTGGTGTGCGATCGCCGCAATCGCGGTGGCTTTCGCGGGCAGCATCGGTGCCATTTTCCCTGAGCTCACCGCCACTCCGGTGCGCGCGGCGGCCTGCGGCCTGACTGCCTTGTGGGCCTGTGCCGGCGTCAACCTGATCGGTATGCGCGAAGCCGGCCGCCTGCAGCTGCTGACCACCGTACTCAAGGTGGTGCCGTTGCTGATGTTCGGCCTGGTCGCGCTGTGGCTGGTCGACACCAGTCATTACGTACCCTTCAATCCGTCCGGCGAATCGCTGGGCAGCGTGGCTGGTGCCACCGTCGCGCTGACCTTGTGGGCGATGATCGGGCTGGAAGCAGCCACCGTGCCGGCCGACTCGGTTGACGATGCCCCGCGCACCATCGCCCGTGCCACCGTCACCGGCACCTTGATCGCCGGCATTGCCACGGTACTGGCCTGCACCACCGTGCTCGGCCTGCTGCCAGCCGATGTACTGGCCAAGTCCGGCGCGCCGATGGCAGATGCAGCGGCCGCGCTGTGGGGGCCGACCGCCGGCATGCTGCTGGCGGTGGTGATGGCGATCTCCTGCGTCGGTGCACTCAATGGCTGGACGCTGCTGTCGGCACAGCTGCCGATGGCGGCCGCCCGCGACGGCGTGCTGCCGCGCGCCTTTGCCCGTGAGAACAAGCGCGGCACGCCGGTGTTCGGCGTGATCGTCAGCTGCCTGCTGGCAACCGTTCTGGTGATCTGCAACTACAACCGCTCGCTGGTGGACCTGTTCAAGTTCTCGGTACTGCTGTCCACCGCCGCCACCTTGCTGCCCTATCTGGCCGGCGCCGCGGCCTGGTTGTGGCGTGGCAGCGGCATCCCCTCGCGCATCGCTGCAGCTGGCGCACTTGCTTTCAGCCTGTACGCCATTGGCGGCATCGGCAGCGAAGCACTGCTATGGGGTGTGGCGCTGATCGCCTCCGGCCTGCCGATCTACTTCTGGCTGCGTCGGCGCTGA
- a CDS encoding ATP-binding cassette domain-containing protein: protein MQSPVTTVVARDLRKVFPAPGGGEVEALGGITLEVRAGQLTALVGPDGAGKTTFLRMVAGLLPADGGQLQVLDVDVAQQPQRVQDQISYMPQRFGLYEDLSVQENLDLYADLHGVPTEQRTARFERLLLMTDLAAFKARPAGKLSGGMKQKLGLACTLVRSPKLLLLDEPSVGVDPLSRRELWKIIQQLVQEEQLSVLVSTAYMDEAERCEHIFVLHEGRLLAEGDPASLTRKADGLTWAVEPVAGQEPRDLQAQLIDDTAHVLDAVPRAGVVRFILQPGARPADIAAALQGQTPSARPAELEDAFMMLLRAQQVQATTAVAAVVAAARPADDAPVIVVRDLVRRFGDFTAVASTSFDVHRGEIFGLLGPNGAGKTTTFRMLCGLLPASSGHLEVAGLNLRTARAQARARIGYVSQKFALYANLSVRENLEFFGGAYGLGGAQLRQRVADVISRFDLQAQARSGDLPAGYKQRLAMAVGLLHAPDILFLDEPTSGIDPLARRAFWRTITGLAQQGVTIIVTTHFMEEAEYCDRIAIQDAGELLALGTPQQVRAQAGSEGIDMNAAFIGIVEQGRTKRGSAAAGRAA, encoded by the coding sequence ATGCAGTCGCCCGTCACTACGGTCGTCGCCCGCGACCTGCGCAAGGTGTTCCCCGCACCCGGCGGTGGCGAGGTCGAGGCCTTGGGCGGTATCACCCTGGAGGTGCGTGCCGGCCAGCTGACCGCCCTGGTCGGCCCCGATGGCGCTGGCAAGACGACTTTCCTGCGCATGGTTGCCGGTCTGCTGCCGGCCGATGGCGGACAATTGCAGGTGCTGGACGTCGACGTGGCGCAGCAGCCACAGCGGGTGCAGGACCAGATCAGTTACATGCCACAGCGATTTGGCCTGTACGAAGACCTGAGCGTGCAGGAGAACCTGGACCTCTATGCCGATCTGCACGGCGTGCCGACGGAGCAACGCACTGCCCGCTTCGAGCGCCTGCTGCTGATGACCGATCTGGCCGCGTTCAAGGCGCGCCCCGCCGGCAAACTTTCTGGCGGCATGAAACAGAAGCTTGGCTTGGCTTGCACGCTGGTGAGGTCGCCGAAGTTGCTGCTGCTGGATGAGCCTAGCGTAGGCGTGGACCCACTGTCACGGCGCGAACTGTGGAAGATCATCCAGCAGCTGGTGCAGGAGGAACAGCTCAGCGTTCTGGTCAGTACGGCGTACATGGACGAGGCCGAACGTTGCGAGCACATTTTCGTGCTGCATGAAGGCAGGCTGTTGGCCGAAGGCGATCCAGCCAGCCTCACGCGCAAGGCAGACGGGCTGACATGGGCGGTGGAGCCCGTCGCCGGACAGGAACCACGCGACCTGCAGGCGCAGCTGATCGATGACACCGCGCATGTGCTCGATGCGGTGCCGCGCGCTGGTGTGGTGCGCTTCATCCTGCAGCCGGGTGCGCGCCCTGCCGATATCGCCGCGGCGCTGCAGGGACAGACGCCGAGTGCGCGTCCAGCAGAATTGGAAGATGCGTTCATGATGCTGTTGCGTGCACAGCAGGTGCAGGCGACGACTGCGGTGGCTGCTGTCGTTGCAGCTGCACGCCCGGCCGATGATGCGCCGGTGATCGTGGTGCGCGATCTGGTGCGCCGCTTTGGTGATTTCACCGCGGTCGCCAGCACCAGCTTCGACGTCCATCGCGGCGAGATCTTTGGTCTGCTCGGGCCCAACGGTGCTGGCAAGACCACGACCTTCCGCATGCTGTGCGGCCTGCTGCCAGCCAGCAGCGGGCATCTGGAAGTCGCTGGCTTGAACCTGCGAACGGCGCGTGCACAGGCGCGGGCACGCATTGGTTATGTCTCGCAGAAGTTTGCCCTTTACGCCAACCTGAGCGTGCGCGAGAACCTGGAGTTCTTCGGTGGCGCGTATGGACTGGGCGGGGCGCAGCTGCGTCAGCGCGTTGCAGATGTGATCAGCCGCTTCGACCTGCAGGCGCAGGCCCGCAGCGGCGATCTGCCGGCAGGTTACAAGCAGCGGCTGGCAATGGCGGTTGGCCTGCTGCACGCACCGGATATCCTGTTCCTGGACGAGCCTACCAGCGGCATCGACCCGCTTGCACGGCGCGCGTTCTGGCGCACCATCACCGGTTTGGCGCAGCAGGGCGTGACCATCATCGTCACCACCCATTTCATGGAAGAGGCCGAGTACTGCGATCGCATCGCGATCCAGGACGCTGGCGAACTGCTGGCGCTGGGCACGCCGCAGCAGGTACGGGCGCAGGCGGGCAGCGAAGGTATCGACATGAACGCGGCCTTCATCGGCATTGTCGAACAGGGCCGTACGAAGCGCGGCAGCGCTGCTGCTGGCAGGGCGGCCTGA